The DNA window CGAACGACGGGAGCAGGTGTGGGTGAAGTAACCTGGTACTCGGACTCCTCTCGTTCATCGGCGTAGATGTCGGCCGGATAGTACCTTTCGCTGTACCGCAGTGTCACGTTGGGTTTATTCTCGGCTTCAGCGAGATTCAGGGGCTTGTAGAGATATTCGTTGACGAAATGGTATTGGGAACTCTTTTTGCAGGTAATATCACCGCTGGGAGGCATGCAGATGAGGTGAACCTGTGACGAGTAATCGAGCAGGAAATTAACCACTGCAAGTCTCCGTGCGAAAGGGTATCGGAGTACACCTCTTGACACAATCGCCTACCTGGTGGAAGGTGAATCCCTCGGGACATATCCACGAGAACTTAGCGTTGTCTTGACAGTAGTGGAAGACCTCGCAGTTCAATTCCTCGTCGGCGTAGTAACCGGTCTGCTTGTTCAAACAGCCGAATTTACTCTGTTGCAAAAGGATGCTTAGACGGTCAGgctcctcctccttctcctcctctaTTTCCTCGGCTTCGGGTCGCTGCTGAAAATTTAAACGATATCTTTGGAGATAGTTGATTGAATTTAACGGGTCAATAAATTTAGTCgcgatcttttttttatacgaaattTATAGTCATTCTGTTCTTGGAGAGATGTAAATTTTTAGCAACAGTCTTTCTGTGCCTCGATTATATCCTTCCGTTGTCACCAAATGGTCAAGAATCAAAGAAGCATTTGTAATTCCTGTTCAAAGATTCTTAGTGCATCACTAATTCTTTCGATCaacgaattttgattttcactgaaaaaaaGCACATTCCAATTAAATTTTAACTAACTTACCTCAGGGGAGTTTTGAAACTGGGGTGGATTTCTTTGACGTTGCGGTTGGGGAGGAACTCTAACGGGTGCCTGATGCTGATAATCTCTAGCAGCATCTATCGGCGCAGCGGTGGGTTTGCGATAGATCTGAAAATCCGGACACGAACAAATCGAGCATGAATGAAAGTTAGCGAATCGGCTTCGCATTCATATTCAATTCTCCAATTACCTGTGGACTTGCAGTTCTGTAGAGAGTTGGAGTTGGCGACGGAGTGGGAGTCACAGCGTTATCCTCGTAACTGTTGTCCCGATAATTCTGCGAGGCACTGAGACCGGAAGTGAACAGAGGACCAATGCCACCGGGTTTCCCTTGCGAGTACGATCCCGACCTGGTCTCCAGGTTGTCGTAGATGTTTTGCGCAGCCGCAAGGCCAACGCACATCACCAAACACACTCGATACATCCTGAAATCAGAGAGGCGTCGTTTCATTCCGTTAATTCAAACAACTCCGATCTTTGTCTGAGAATAAATGATGACCTTCTTTTGACGAACGAGCGGAATAAAAAgtggggaaaaagaaaagaaaggagaaTCCTGCTCGAACGATGCGGTTACGTGAAAATTTACGTCCACCATCGGATATGGTTGATGACCTAGAAATTGAGAGGAATCAGGTCGCGGTTTATGTCTCGTTGGTACGTTATTAATGACGATCAGGTGTCGCGCAGAGAAATGCATGTATAACTCGTTACCACGACCGTATGGGTATCTGCTCTTGCCGTTCGAACGAATTTGTGAaagtatacgtgtatatgttGCAGCGAGGCTAATTGCAAAGTGTGTCTAAGCCAGATGCCGCGATGCCGGGACAACCGAGAGAGTTAGATATTACTCAGGAGTCAAGGATAGGTACGCTCGTAGACAAGTACAAGTTAAACAGTCTCGACTATTTTTATCTTCACGTTGAAAATACACACTTTTTCttacacattttttctttcagtttctCGACGTACGGAACATCCCAATTATTTGACTCTCGCCAGATATCGCATACGTGtatatgaatattatacgtatttgaGGAAAGTATGTTACTTTCTATGGCACGGAATAAACTCAACTTTACACGTCgtaaaattctttgtttcCCATTGCACGAAAGTTTCACGTACCGACGTTCTTGATCCTAGAAATAGTTTTCTGACTCTCGATCAACGATGCGATAAGATGACGATCGATCGATCAGTGATAAATCGTAAAAAAGaagtaagaaaaacaaaaagagaaaaaaaactttgacgTTAGCGTCTAAACGAAACcaagtaattgaaatataaattctgGTCCCCGATAATTTACGATCGATTaaaagtataattatatacaagaTCATAATTCAGCATGAAACTTCTGCCGTCCCGACCGAAATGAATGGGAAGTATTAAACCGCGACCCCAAAAAAGATCGCGGAATTCCGATTCTCGGTTTAAAATTCTACCCGCGATACGCTGCGGCTGACGGAATAAATTCGATATTGTCCGTAGAATCTGCAATGAGAGCCGGTCGGTGGTGGCCGGTTTTAAAATCGGTGAAGCACGTCGCCGCTGCAGGGTTCGACAAAGTGAAAGTAAACGGGGCGTGTGTGGAAAAACTGTATCTGCGAGTCATACAGAGCCAGAAGGCATACAAACGTTActacatatatacgtgtgaTACGAATGCCACTGGACCACGAAATGATAAAACTAGCGCTCCCAGAGTCACGCAGATCGATCGCGTTCGAAGCAAGGAGAAAAATCGACTTTGAAACGAAGTTTTCCAACCTCATGGGATGTAATATACGGATGAATAAACCAACAAGAAAGATCTACAAGATTTCTAACACGTAATCCAATCGGTTGAATTCAGTTACCGGATCGGATCGTCCAATTTCACCAACGATGGTTGGCGATCTCCTCGGTTATAGAATCTGCgcgcgtatatacatacatagcAAATGCCGAAACTTTCACGATCTTCTACATAATAaacgtgtatataatacacagtGTTCTGGGTATTAGATTCGCCCGTTGAGCAAGCCAATTTCAAGCTGTACGGTCTacttgtattatattattatacattatgaATTAATTCCGCGATGGTTGTTACCGCGTTTATTATCACGCGGTTATTTGTTTATATACGAGAGGTTTTTGCATTCGCGATTATAAAAACGAAGAGATTATTCTCAACGGTAATCCGGGAAGTGATCCAGAATTCTTACCGCTTACGCAATGACCGAGTCGTTGCGTAATGACCATTAAACCGACCACTGCAGGCGGTGTTATAACTGTAACGAATATATAGAAACTGGAAACCGGTATAGAATTTGAACGATTCCGTTACAGTCAGCCGCAATGCAACGTGGATAACGAATTGTAATCGGCAAAAGTCGAAAGGTGAAGGGGCAAAAGTATAATGCGAATATCAAAGCGCTTCTTGATTTCGATCTTACGCTAATTTTATTCACCTCGAAATGGCTAGATTTCATTCAACACGAACCTAAGCCAGTTGATTGATTTCCAACCGATTCGAATGTCAAAACGAAATCGCTTGTAAGCAATCAAGTCGTTATTCATCGTTGCGAAGTTACTGTCAGCAGTTTCGTTTTTCTATCGCAAGAAATTTGCACCAGTTGGATACaaaaagaacaattttttcatagaaAACAAGCTTAGAAACTGGAATAATTAGTAAACAAATAATCTGTCGCGTGCCGGTATGGAACCTTTTTTGCCGATCTTATCGACTCGATGATCGAGGAAagttgttattttattatgtaAATTCCAGAGATAGTtgtctgtctctctctctctccgcgTGTACCGGAGACCGAAGAGAATGCATTATATTCTTGCGGTATGGGTTACAGGTATCTTATAACTGCATTTTACGTACCGTATCGAAAAATTCTCTCAACCATACACAGGAAAAGATGTAATATAGATTTTACATCTGACGTgatgaatgtgtgaacagCACTTTTTTGGAGTCGAATCTACTATTGGTTTTGTAACTCTTGTTATCGGATTTGTAAATCTTGCCAGAATTGCTGTAGATTTGACTCTAAAAAATTGCTGaccatatgtatatatatatatatatatatatattggcCAACGGAGATGTAAAAtctacagtatttttttctctatccGTGTACAACATGCGGAATTAATCAGTCTCCGATTCTgtattcaattgaaaattggCGTCTAATAACTTCTGCACTTCTTCGTGAAGCGTCAATGACAAGTACGTATAATTGAGGGATAAAAATCTACAACATGTAAGTAAAGTCCGGAAACTCGGATGGAATTGAAGGCCGAGTTACTCGCACTGACGGTAAgataatatgaaattgaacaCCGAGTAGGTCCGCGAAGGTGAAACTGGTTCTCTTAAGAAAATCTAGAGCTGCGCTAGTTCTTTTAAGTGCTTTTCAACACCCGGGTCGCGTTGCACCTACGTACGGAGGAATTGCGTGAAATAGAAAGAGAGGGTCGTCAGAGGGGAAGGGACTGAAAATTACGAACCGAATTCCGCGCAAAATTTGTGtaaaaagagatgaaaaattacacttACGTGTCGCGATTCTCTTGGGAATAAGTATAATTGACGATACTtggattttttgtttttttttttacctttataGTCAACATCGATGGAGCGAGTCGGATTCACTTTCGTTGCTCAATATACAATCATAAGCGTAAACGGGCTAatcgaaggaaaaaacaaaaagagaaaagaaataatagaCACTAACCGTTGAAATGATCACgagtctctctctttctttctttctctgtctGAATAAATAGCAGAAATCTTATTTACATCTAGAAAGTCTGCGGCAACTGAACGCGATAGGTTCTATGATATCAAATCAATTCGTATTCAATCATAGTTTGAGATCCGCGCAGTGATTGATAAATTACAGTGGGTTTGAACTTTTTGAATTAAATCAATCGACGGGACTTGACGTAACGAGATTATTGCGTACCTCGTTACGTCTGGATCGCCAATTAGATAAACGATCTATAATCGATCGAATTCCAGTTTTGTCCAAGGTGCGTgcaagaaataatttaacgaaTTTACCAAATATGGAATAATAAATGTTTTCTCAATTCAAGGAAATGTTTTACAACATCGAAAAATGTACTATTCGGTCACATTTTTTGTCGAGTCGGATAACATTCCGTCAAATCGCAATTAACGTCTCTTTCGTTACACGTAATCGGCATATTTGATATATCGGAAAACTTTCTTTAGccgtgtgtataaattttctttcacactCGTTCCGAGGAAAATCGCTTTAAAATCCAGTCAGGACGTTCTAAAACGTCATTAGCAACTGAATCCTGATTTgcttgtatattttatttccgatTAACGAAATTGTTTCCATGTTTCCCACCTTTTTTCctaaataagaaaacaaaaaaaaaaaaagaaatgccGCTCTTTggcgaaattcaaattttgcaatattcaTTTTGGTTTCCCTACGTCAAGGTCTGAAAAATCAAGCACTCTGATACCGACTTACCTTTGACCGTGATGCGATTGAACGCGGGTTGGTTCGGCGGGCGAGGAACACGGCACGGAACGGACTTATACAGGGTACAACACACGCGAGATTTATCGAGTAACGGGCACGAGAATCGCTTATATACCTGGTTACGGCTGAAAGTTGTTACCTCCACCAGAAATACGGACGGATACCGTCCTTCGGGCGGGAGAACCGCTTGGCGAAACGGCTCCGGAAGGGGGTTCGATGCGGAAAATGTGATACCTCGATCGCTGGACGCTGTGGATTTAAGGATAGGCAAGGGTTCCTCGAACCGAACTGAACCGAACTGAGGAGCCGGGGAAAGAATCAACGGGGGAAAAAACAGGATGGAAAAAGACCGCGTCTAACGGGTCCAGGAGGACGCACTCGAGGATTTTCCgaaatgaatggaaaaaaaaaaaaaacaccgcaACTAACGGGGCAAAGAAGACTTGAACGATTCGGGTAATTAGACGCCGAATAAAAACAGAGAAACTGTCCGCAGGTCCGAAAATCTGATGAGCTATTGATGCTTTCTATACACAGTATTTTGCGTGAGGATTGAAACAGGAAGGATTGTAGTACCTTTGAGATACCCGGTTCGAACTGAGAGGCATTTTTggtttcggttaccgctcagtccttgactattttcattttttaccacaatcgaaaaatattgttctaggtaacagagtgaaaattagtttactagctgttaccggaaagtttagtatccgttgctattcttcctcattacgatcactgttgctatattttcttgcaagtgttgcgaaaatttaatgcttgtgcgataacgataatttgatgttaaagccttatttaactgaaaaagtagagtaaaccgaacaaactgattttgcgttgcaattatcaaaaaaggatcgataatatcgcaaaatggttaggcatacctcatttttcgtaattccaacaatattcaaacagtttttttaacgatacctgttttactcaatttttccagttactgtaacaaatgaaatttttctcagtgcacaCAGAGAAGCGAAAATCTTGGAATCATTTGAATTGAAATCTcatggaatatttttgaaatatctgcGGTTGTATTGAAACCTTTTGAAACATTGTTAAATGTTGtcaaattgaaagaaatgtCTTCAAGTTCTACATTGAAATCACTGGgtattaattgaaattcggtaaaataTTTAGGCAATGGATGCAATATCGATTGCAAGCCTCGCTTGAAGTCTATTCAAATCACGTAAAATTTCGCAAATTCTTGTACCCTGAAATTACGTAGAATTTTTTAGATTTCATAAAATCGTTTAAACGAGATCAAAGTTTGTAAGGTTAACgtaacgataaatttttagaacttcagaattgtctgaaattcagtaaattgTATGAATGAAGAATAacatatttcatatttcaagCTAGtgcttttcttttcaaaatttcgttacGTGAACTTCAGCTTGTTTTGAATCTGAGGAAAATTCCATCAGAGAAAATCAGAGATTCTTATTTATAAAACGACGTGGAATCTTTCAAATCGGGGAAAAATGAACTGAATGTTCTGAAATCGATTGAAATCACTTAAGATTAGTTAGAATCGTTAAAATTACGTGAAACTTGTACAATCCAAAATCGTTCAAATTTggtgtatgaaaaaattgatgaacgCGTGGAACGATCGATTCAATTGATTGCACGATCAAAGCAACGAGGTCAAAGTTCGTaaggtcaaaaaaaaaaaaaacgatgaattTCTAGAACTTCAAGCTTGTcttaaattcaataaattgtaaaaacaaaacaaaacatatcTCATATGTCAAGCTAGtgcttttcttttcaacgtttcgttacgtAAACTTCACCTGTTTTTGAATCTGCGAAAAATTCCATGAGAGAAAATCAGAGATTCTTATAAAACGACGTAGGATCTTTGAAATCGGGGAAAAATGAACCGAATGTTCTGAAATCGGTTGAAATCACTTAAAATTTGTTACAATCCTTGAAATTACACTAGCAATTGCAATTTAGATAATCCAAAGTGGTTAAAGTTTagcgtatgaaaaaaattggtgaacGCGTGGGACGATCGATTCCACCGATTGCGTGATCTCGACCTCGGTGTCGCTAATTAAATAATTGCAGAAAACACTTGCATCTCGGGGAAATCTGATATGGCATTCCGTGGAAATAGCGCCTAGACGTCGTTGCGTTTAGTCTCGATCCGTTCGGATTTGCACCGCTGTTCCAGCCTACGTGGCTCACTTTCAATTTATCCTCGGAGTTCGGAGACCGTCGTTCTGTAAACACGTCGGCAGCAGAAGCATGACTTGATTCTTCAAGTTCAAGGCTTGACGGTTAGATCCTCCTGTAGATCGCACGCGATCGAACGCCGAACAAATCTCTCGACGAGTCTATCAAGTTTCTATTTACCTACACGAGCTGTTGTTCGCAATTGATCGTGATCAACGTCATTATTTGGCATGATGAAAATTCGAGCTTTTGTGAGTGTTGCACAAGATAAAGAGTGATCATTGATCTGTAGACGAAGAGAGCGGATTATCCTGCGTGTAATGAATttgtttcataaattttattgcttAATTTATTCCATTGGATCCGAAAGTTTACGAGGTTCTTGGAGACCGTTGGTCGTGGTAAAAGTTTTGGATTGTGGTGTTATTGGaggtttttcaaatatattggACGATTATTATCTTCATTTATCCttataattatactgcatttattttcttcgattaGAATATACACGATTTCTGAAATTGTTTAGTATTTTTCCTGCAAACTGTCGGTTTCTTAAAACGattcttaaaaaattacgACATCTGTTATCCGTCAaagaggaacaaaaaaaaaaaaaaagtcaatttttttcattcttacagCAGCTTGAGATTCAACTTTCTTATACGTGGGAAATAAAAGTTTGATGTTCTGTTAGACTCTTTGAAACATTCTTTTCTCAGAAATTGAATCGGAAGTGAAATCGGGCGCTTCTTTTTCTCGACTGTAACCGATCACATTCAAAACATCCGTCTAAAAACGAGTAAAAATAATCAGTCTTCACTTTTCATGCATATAATTTCTCGTCTTATTTTCCTTGCAAAATTCAATAAACCATTCGTTATAAGTGAGttgaaaatacagaaaattcGAACGGGAGGAttgtgatttgaaaaaatcgttcaCCGTTGTTCTCCAATAACAAGAAATAGggttaaaattttacaatttccgAACTTCCCAAATTCACAGCTCGATTGTATAAAAAAGggcggcgtcgcgacgcctggTTTGAATAAACGATAGTCAATCGTCGATTTGACATTCCTCGCACCTTTCGATGATTCCAAAAGAAAGGAGAACCCGTGGCTTGACTCCTTAACTTCTTACGTGACGACGTGTAACACGGCTGAAGTGGTTTTCACTCGATCGTCGCCTTCTGCGGCCACACAAAGCACCAAATTCTCCGCATTATGCATCCTGACCAATATTCGCGAGGAATAAGACAAGCAATTAATTGTACACAATAAGCATCAGGCGCTGCTGTCACGCCCTGCTGCCGAATAAAGTTATATCACCTTACTTCGGAAGGCGTCGCGACCGACCGACGATC is part of the Neodiprion virginianus isolate iyNeoVirg1 chromosome 5, iyNeoVirg1.1, whole genome shotgun sequence genome and encodes:
- the LOC124305969 gene encoding uncharacterized protein LOC124305969 isoform X2; protein product: MYRVCLVMCVGLAAAQNIYDNLETRSGSYSQGKPGGIGPLFTSGLSASQNYRDNSYEDNAVTPTPSPTPTLYRTASPQIYRKPTAAPIDAARDYQHQAPVRVPPQPQRQRNPPQFQNSPEQRPEAEEIEEEKEEEPDRLSILLQQSKFGCLNKQTGYYADEELNCEVFHYCQDNAKFSWICPEGFTFHQVHLICMPPSGDITCKKSSQYHFVNEYLYKPLNLAEAENKPNVTLRYSERYYPADIYADEREESEYQVTSPTPAPVVRRPTQQVFLPQHGGPINALAQGRPQQQIPAQFRVPVNQVFRSPEEVNIPLQQRRPQPPPQQQQQPLRRFPQVRPDEEDYE
- the LOC124305969 gene encoding uncharacterized protein LOC124305969 isoform X1; this encodes MKKKKEGFPRMQHLAKRAFKYRMYRVCLVMCVGLAAAQNIYDNLETRSGSYSQGKPGGIGPLFTSGLSASQNYRDNSYEDNAVTPTPSPTPTLYRTASPQIYRKPTAAPIDAARDYQHQAPVRVPPQPQRQRNPPQFQNSPEQRPEAEEIEEEKEEEPDRLSILLQQSKFGCLNKQTGYYADEELNCEVFHYCQDNAKFSWICPEGFTFHQVHLICMPPSGDITCKKSSQYHFVNEYLYKPLNLAEAENKPNVTLRYSERYYPADIYADEREESEYQVTSPTPAPVVRRPTQQVFLPQHGGPINALAQGRPQQQIPAQFRVPVNQVFRSPEEVNIPLQQRRPQPPPQQQQQPLRRFPQVRPDEEDYE